A single genomic interval of Acidobacteriota bacterium harbors:
- a CDS encoding response regulator gives MSNLKILAVDDSPTMRRIIVNTLKKAGYPDVTEATDGKDALAKLKVDKFNFVITDWNMPEMDGIALVTTLRATEEFRDLPVLMVTTRSVKEDIMEAMKAGVNNYIVKPFTPDTLKQKIEQILTGL, from the coding sequence GTGTCTAATCTTAAGATTCTGGCGGTCGATGATAGCCCGACCATGCGGCGAATCATTGTCAACACGCTTAAGAAGGCAGGTTACCCCGACGTGACGGAAGCAACCGACGGCAAGGACGCACTGGCAAAACTCAAGGTCGACAAATTCAACTTCGTCATCACCGATTGGAACATGCCGGAGATGGACGGCATAGCGCTCGTCACTACCTTGCGCGCAACGGAGGAATTCAGAGATCTGCCGGTCCTCATGGTCACCACCAGATCGGTCAAAGAGGACATCATGGAGGCCATGAAAGCAGGCGTCAACAATTACATTGTCAAACCCTTCACGCCTGATACCCTCAAACAGAAAATCGAGCAGATTCTCACCGGCTTATGA
- a CDS encoding protein-glutamate O-methyltransferase CheR, with product MLASFEHEIEMGLDEFRMIRDFIHEKSGIYFAENKMHVVKNRLAKRMAELDLKAVRDYFYRVKYDASLCEFNRLMDLVTTNETSFFRNRPQLLSFSTEIIPSILKHKQDRGAPRRIKVWSAGCSTGEEPYTLAILLKECSEHLDEWSLEIIANDISQRVLRKARLAEYAGPTLHDIPSDALGRYFTPADGSYRVRPEIKTLVKFSHMNLNDPRMISLISGVDVVFCRNVMAYFSHEAKKRLVRAFYNALRPGGYLYVGHAESLHGISKAFKLAYFRNALVYLKEAAAAPGRAAPVPARELQPARATVGLGGAEPWAAAGVLSPPAGVKHEPVNGVSVTGE from the coding sequence ATGCTGGCCAGTTTCGAACATGAGATTGAAATGGGTCTCGACGAATTTCGAATGATCCGTGATTTTATCCATGAAAAGAGCGGCATCTACTTCGCGGAAAACAAAATGCACGTGGTTAAAAACCGGCTGGCCAAGAGAATGGCGGAACTCGACCTCAAGGCCGTTCGCGATTATTTCTATCGCGTCAAGTATGACGCGTCGCTTTGCGAGTTCAACCGGCTCATGGATCTCGTTACGACCAACGAAACGAGCTTCTTCCGCAATCGACCGCAGCTGCTGTCATTCTCCACGGAAATCATTCCCAGCATCCTCAAGCACAAGCAGGACAGGGGAGCCCCGCGCCGGATCAAGGTATGGTCGGCCGGTTGCTCCACGGGTGAAGAGCCTTACACTCTGGCGATTCTTCTCAAGGAGTGCTCTGAGCACCTGGACGAGTGGTCTCTGGAGATCATTGCCAACGACATATCGCAGAGAGTGCTGCGAAAGGCCCGGCTGGCTGAATATGCGGGCCCGACCCTGCACGACATTCCCAGTGACGCGCTCGGCCGTTATTTCACGCCTGCGGACGGGTCATATCGAGTCAGGCCCGAAATCAAGACGCTGGTCAAGTTCTCCCACATGAATCTCAACGACCCGAGAATGATCAGCCTGATCAGTGGCGTAGACGTCGTGTTCTGCCGTAACGTGATGGCTTATTTTTCTCATGAGGCCAAGAAACGCCTGGTCCGTGCCTTTTACAACGCGCTCCGCCCGGGGGGGTACCTCTATGTCGGCCACGCGGAGTCACTGCACGGCATCTCCAAGGCGTTCAAACTGGCCTACTTCAGAAACGCGCTGGTTTACCTCAAGGAGGCGGCCGCCGCGCCCGGCCGTGCCGCCCCCGTGCCGGCCCGCGAACTCCAGCCGGCCCGGGCCACCGTCGGCCTCGGCGGCGCCGAGCCCTGGGCCGCGGCGGGAGTCCTGAGTCCGCCGGCCGGGGTCAAACACGAGCCGGTGAACGGCGTGTCGGTGACTGGGGAATAA
- a CDS encoding response regulator, with amino-acid sequence MERPSILVVDDELLIRDLLYDFFSGQGWDISVAENGERALDILRGRKVDLVLTDIKMPEMDGLTLTSRVHETYPGIPVVVMTGYPSVDSAVQALRSKVADYIIKPFNINQLHKVVMEKLKEKEG; translated from the coding sequence ATGGAAAGACCCTCGATACTGGTGGTGGACGACGAGTTGCTTATCCGTGACCTCCTGTACGACTTCTTCAGTGGCCAGGGGTGGGACATATCGGTGGCCGAAAACGGTGAACGAGCACTGGACATCCTGCGCGGTCGCAAGGTCGATCTGGTCCTGACCGACATCAAGATGCCCGAGATGGACGGATTGACCCTCACCAGCCGAGTCCACGAGACCTACCCAGGTATTCCGGTGGTCGTGATGACCGGGTATCCGTCCGTGGATTCAGCAGTCCAGGCCCTCCGCAGCAAGGTTGCCGACTACATCATCAAGCCCTTCAACATCAACCAGTTACACAAGGTAGTTATGGAGAAGCTCAAGGAGAAGGAAGGATGA
- a CDS encoding HEAT repeat domain-containing protein, protein MNDVVRRIGELLVRLQSPDYYDREDAVKELGTCSEDDAVHGLVMALEDPDLGIRELAADFLARIKTPAVSQLLIRCLASEDIGTRNLTCEVLVRIGSDAVPVLIESLESDDRDVRKFVADVLGRIKDPRAVEPLCARLADDSRNVVCSAAEALGEIGSPEAVPDLLAVCEKTEDARLHAIEALGKTGDPAVLERLYEYLESPDPMLQYAVIEAIGQMGLVRAVERLIPFFDSTDPAIAEAAMSAVITVSVRSREPVACDPPLDRFTDFLLEGIKSRDPATTHYTLDHLAQWYGSGIMEGVFSVLEFVDDDTFRRVVEIVGEIGAPAGELLVSRLSVSSKQLKLKLLDAARLIVDEEFARHVMPYAEDDDPEIRQRVAHLQGISGYVGAVPTLKKLALDANGHVRAAAIAALGWLCGEEDVDFILTGLDDKYPDVREATVGALIIVGGSKVIAKFTADLYHEDTERQRLAVTALGWIGEVDVVEPLLRAINHPDAGVRKSAISALARIGNVSDVEPIALALNDENSAVRKAAVSALVTLRGGWAFHHIRPLLDDPDVWVRYHTISAVGDIGDPKYADYLIPYLDDSLDVIKIATAKAMAVLCDERAVPALARLTREKNADLADAAKVALTRIGGTT, encoded by the coding sequence ATGAATGACGTTGTGCGACGCATCGGGGAACTTCTGGTCAGACTCCAGTCGCCGGACTACTACGACCGTGAGGACGCTGTAAAGGAGCTCGGGACATGCAGCGAGGACGACGCGGTGCACGGCCTGGTGATGGCCTTGGAAGATCCCGATCTCGGCATTCGTGAACTGGCCGCCGACTTCCTGGCCCGCATCAAGACGCCCGCCGTTTCCCAGCTCCTGATCCGGTGCCTGGCCAGTGAGGACATCGGCACGAGAAACCTTACGTGCGAGGTCCTGGTGAGAATCGGTTCGGACGCCGTGCCGGTCCTTATCGAAAGCCTGGAAAGCGACGACCGGGATGTACGCAAGTTCGTGGCTGACGTCCTGGGTCGCATCAAGGACCCGCGAGCCGTGGAACCACTGTGCGCAAGACTTGCCGACGACAGCCGCAACGTAGTCTGCTCTGCGGCAGAGGCCCTGGGCGAGATCGGTTCACCGGAGGCCGTACCGGACCTGCTGGCCGTGTGCGAGAAGACGGAAGACGCCCGCCTGCACGCCATAGAAGCGCTCGGCAAGACCGGGGACCCGGCCGTCCTGGAGCGGCTGTACGAGTACCTGGAATCCCCGGATCCCATGCTTCAGTATGCCGTGATCGAAGCTATCGGCCAGATGGGACTGGTCAGGGCCGTCGAACGACTGATACCGTTCTTCGATTCAACGGATCCGGCCATTGCCGAAGCTGCCATGTCCGCCGTCATCACCGTAAGCGTCCGGAGCAGAGAACCGGTGGCCTGCGATCCGCCGCTTGACCGGTTCACTGATTTTCTCCTTGAAGGGATCAAGAGCCGGGACCCGGCTACAACCCACTATACACTCGATCATCTGGCTCAATGGTACGGCTCCGGCATCATGGAAGGTGTTTTCAGCGTGCTCGAGTTTGTGGATGACGACACGTTCAGGCGGGTGGTCGAAATCGTCGGCGAGATAGGCGCTCCCGCCGGGGAACTGCTGGTATCAAGGCTGTCCGTATCATCCAAGCAGCTCAAGCTGAAACTCCTTGATGCCGCTCGTCTCATCGTCGACGAGGAATTCGCCCGGCACGTAATGCCGTACGCCGAGGATGACGACCCGGAAATCCGCCAGCGCGTAGCCCACCTTCAGGGCATCTCCGGGTATGTCGGTGCCGTGCCGACGCTCAAGAAGCTCGCCCTGGACGCCAACGGCCACGTTCGTGCCGCCGCCATTGCAGCCCTCGGCTGGCTGTGCGGCGAGGAGGACGTCGATTTCATTCTGACCGGCCTTGATGACAAGTACCCGGACGTGCGCGAGGCGACGGTCGGCGCGCTCATCATTGTCGGCGGATCCAAGGTGATCGCGAAGTTCACCGCTGATCTCTACCACGAAGATACTGAGCGGCAGCGCCTGGCCGTCACCGCCCTGGGGTGGATTGGCGAAGTCGACGTGGTCGAGCCGCTGCTGCGCGCCATCAACCATCCGGATGCAGGTGTGCGCAAGTCGGCGATTAGCGCCCTGGCGCGTATCGGCAACGTCAGCGACGTCGAACCGATTGCGCTGGCTCTCAACGATGAGAACAGCGCCGTTCGCAAGGCGGCGGTCTCGGCCCTCGTGACCCTCAGGGGCGGCTGGGCTTTTCACCACATTCGGCCGCTGCTTGACGACCCCGACGTCTGGGTGCGGTATCATACCATCAGTGCCGTCGGCGACATCGGTGATCCCAAGTATGCCGATTACCTGATCCCCTACCTTGACGATTCCCTGGATGTGATAAAAATCGCCACCGCCAAGGCCATGGCCGTTCTGTGCGATGAACGCGCCGTGCCGGCGCTGGCTCGCCTGACGCGAGAGAAGAACGCCGATCTCGCAGACGCCGCAAAGGTGGCCCTTACACGCATCGGAGGTACAACGTAA
- a CDS encoding response regulator: MSRTILVVDDSPTVVKFVSFSLKTRGYRVVTARDGMDAIEKLSALTDGVDLIITDLNMPNLDGYTFIEAVRRNKEHQDIPIIILSSEEGQADRSRGLSVGANSYLVKPFESERLLNEVSRYLK, encoded by the coding sequence ATGAGTCGCACAATCCTCGTTGTCGATGACTCTCCGACGGTGGTGAAATTCGTGTCCTTCTCACTGAAGACCCGCGGCTACCGGGTTGTGACGGCGCGGGACGGGATGGACGCCATCGAGAAACTGTCCGCCCTGACCGACGGCGTCGATCTTATCATCACCGACCTGAACATGCCCAACCTGGACGGCTACACGTTTATTGAAGCCGTCCGTCGGAACAAGGAACATCAGGACATCCCCATTATCATACTGTCGTCGGAAGAGGGTCAGGCCGACCGCAGCCGCGGACTCTCGGTCGGCGCAAATTCGTATCTGGTCAAACCGTTTGAGTCCGAAAGGCTTCTTAACGAAGTATCAAGGTACTTGAAATGA